In Crinalium epipsammum PCC 9333, the genomic window ATTGTCCAAAAAGCATTTTATTTAGGCGTTGGGTTAGCTGCTACGGCGGGGGAAAAAGCTGGGGAAAAAATAACCGAGTTACGCGCCCAAGCGCAAAAGCTGGCGGATGAAATGGTTGCTAAAGGCGAGATGACAGCAGAAGAAAGCCGTCATTTTGTCGATGATATGATGCAACAAGCACAGCAGCCTACAGTAAAGTCATCCAGCAATGCTAAGACGGAACCACGTCGGATTGAAATTATTGATGATGACGAACCAGCATCTAAGGATGTTAGTCAGGCAGAAGCTATGCGTCAACAGGTGGAGGCTTTACAGGAAGAACTCCGCCGTCTCAAACGTAGTTAAAACACAGATAAAATAAAAGCGCGATCGCACTTAACAAAACGATAGGCGATCGCACTAGATCAAAGCTAGGATCACAACATATTCCCTTGAGCAGTTTTAAGCGCAGTGTTCAATGGATGTTTCTTAACCTGAGAACCGACAATGGAACAGTGGTCAAAAGATTTTTTTGAGATGCTAGATACAGTAGCTTTAATGGTTGATGAATTCTTCCATGAGGTTGCTGAGTCTGTCGAGACTGTTGCAGAAGAAGTGCAAACAACAATGTCCTCTGATATTGAGCAATTTTTGCATGAAATATTTGAACCAATTGCTGAGTTTTATCTAGAATTAGAAGATGTCGTCAACGAAGTTGACCAACCTTTTGATTACACTTATATAGTAGAACCAACCTTAGATAAAAACCCTGCTTGTATTGGTTGCCAAAACTATCACGGTTTAGTTTATAATGGAAACTTATTAGTCTGCGGAATGCACCCCTATGGTTGGGATGAAAGTAATTGCCCAGACTGGGAAGAAAGCAAAATTAATTCTTCAAATTCCAAAGATTTCTTTTAATTGGCTAGAAGTTGAATGTTGAACGTTTCAACATTTTAAATTATTATTCTTGCCAAAATTGTGCTGCAAATAAACAACTAATTATGACTCAATCTCCTACCCAGGAACAATCATCACCAGCAGAAAATTTAGAAATGAAGTACGGCGAACGTAATATTGCCGAGGGGCAGTTAATTACGTTCCCAAATCCACGAATAGGGCGGCGTTATAATATTTCAATTACATTGCCAGAATTTACCTGCAAGTGTCCCTTTTCTGGCTATCCAGACTTTGCCAGTATTTACATTAACTATGTTCCCAATGAACGGGTTGTAGAGTTAAAAGCAATTAAGTTATATATCAATAGCTATCGCGATCGCTATATTTCTCACGAAGAATCGGTGAATCAAATTCTTGATGATTTTGTAGCTGCTTGTGACCCCTTAGAAGTCACAATTAAAGGAGATTTTTCTCCTCGTGGAAATGTTCACACCGTTGTTGAAGTTCATCATCAAAAGTCTAATTAATTTAATCTGATTAGGTGGATTAAATTCAACTTAAAATGTTAACCTCTCCCCAACCCCTCTCCTACAAAGAGAGGGGCTTAAGATCTTTCTCCCCCTCCCCTTAATAAGGGGAGGGGGCTGGGGGGTGGGATTTTCCGATTAACCTACTTACTCAATTCAAACTAGCAAGAGATTCAGGCGCGATGCCTTCGGCAGACTTCGCCAACGCACTCTCCTCTTCCTGGGGCATTTTAAGTTGTTCCAAAACCTCAATTAACTCTCTTTCAAAAGTAACTTGAGCGCGGTTAGTTCTACCTCCGACATAAAGCTGTCCATCTTTTTGTAGCGCCCAAACTTGTGAGTGAGAAACATAACTCATCATCACACTCAGCATCAGTAAACCAAAGCCAGTATAAACAATTGGAATACCTGGATCAGCTTTAATTTGTAAACCAGTGCTACCAATAAGATCGAGCAGACTTAATTTTATTCCATTAATCTCTGTCGCCGTTCCAGCACGAACGCTAGTAATAAGTTTGCCGCTATTATCATAAACTAGCGCCGTTCCCTGCAAATCTTTTGCTAATAGGGAAACTCCCTCACTTAAATCAGGTTTAGTAGGAATCCAAGTACCCCAAATCCGACCTTTTCCCCCAGTATCCAATTGTGCCATTGGTAGTTGGAATATGGGGCTATTATTTAACCTTACTCGAACACCTGCGATCGCCCAATCAGTTTGATATAAAGTTACCCCTCGATAACGCAAGGGTTTATTCACATAAATTTTTTCACGATCAACTTCCTTCCCCTGATTATCCAGAACCGACAAATCCGAGTAAAACTGATCGATAGCACCATTAGGCGTGTAATCAATCCAAAAGCGATTTACATGAACAGACCAATCTTTAGGAATTTGTGGTGCTGCCCAAACACCCGCATCTAAAATGTTTTTAACCTGAAACGTAGCGCCACTAGGAACCATTTCTTGAGCTAAAAAGCCAGTCATCGCGCCCCAAATTGATCCAGCCAGAATAATCAACATACTGGCATGAACAACAATTGGTCCTATACGTCCAACTAGCCCTTTACGAGCATATAATTTATCGCCTTCTTGAAAAACTTGATAGCGTTTTTGCTTTAGTAGTTGAGTTAGAGAATTAAAAGAACCAGCGTTTAATTCTGCACTTAAAGCTAATTTTTGAAATTGGCGAGGTTGGTCATAAAATTTCCACCGACGCGCCGCACTTAATGCAGGAAATTGGCGAGTAAACGTACAAGCTGTTAAGCTACTGCCAAATACAATTAGTAAAGCTAAAAACCACCAAGTACGATAGACATGATCTAAACCTACTACTTGGATCACTTTCCAAGTCAGAAAACCGAATAAAGCAGGATGTTCTGGATAATTAGCTTGGTAAAAAGCTGGAGATTGTCCTTGCTCAATTACAGTACCAGAAATACTGAAAAGTGCGATCGCCAGCAACAGCACAATTGCCAACCGCAAATCAGCCAGCCTTTGTAACAATTCCCGCAGGAAAAACTTTTTGGGTGCTGACCCTAAGTTTGATAAATCAAGAGAATCTTTTGCAGTCATTTGATAATTAAAAAATTCCCGCAGGAATTCGATACAGCAACGAAAAAACCCCAAATCCTACCAACAGTACGCCACTAACAGGCGTAATCCAACTCGACCACCGACGTAACTCCAGCAATTTTTTAATGGAAGCCGTAAAAGTACCCGCTAAAATCAACGGTGCTACATAGCCAGCAGTGTAAGACAATAGCAGAACTCCACCCAAAATTAAGTCCTGTGTTGTAGCTACCCACGCTAGTAAACTTGCCAAAACCGGAGTACTACACGGGGAAGCCACCAAACCAAAAGTTAAACCAATTAAATAAGAACGTACTCCCTCTGGTAAATCTTTAGAAATCCACTCTAAACCTCCAAAGGAAGGCAATTGTAAAGGCAAAGCTTCCAGTAAGTTCAGCCCCATAATAATAGCTACAATGCTAACAACAATCGGCAAACCAATTGCTAGCTGACCATAAACTTGTCCCACCAAAGCAGCAAAAATACCTAATCCTGCCAACGTAGTTGCTAATCCCAAAGCAAACCAAGTTGACTGAATAGCTGCTTGTAGTCTGCTTTTACTTTCATATCCTCCAATGTAGCCAATAGTAATCGGTAACATCGAAAGCATACACGGCGTTAGGCTTGTTAGTAGTCCAGCAGTAAAGATAATACCGATACTAAGTAAACTCAGGTGTGTAAGCTGGTTTGATACTAGAGTATTAGCAAATTGCCCTATTTCATATAGTTGAGTTTGCAACGTTTCCATCATAAAGCAACTGGCTTGTTGAAATCCTCATCCAGCTTGCATTGTAGCTTACTCCCTTCCTACTAAAACCGATCATATTCTGCTTCTTCCTTGGCGTACTTTGCGTCTTGGCGGTTTTTCCAATAGGTATTCTTTGGGCGGGAAGGGAGTAATCAGGGTCTCTGCCCAGATGGACGCTGCCTTCGAGATCCAAATTGACGGCGATCGTGCAAAGATACAACATCGGCTTCACTACTTTCTCGCGCGACTCGAATCAGTAATCCAGCCGCCATCAAACTAGCAATCATAGAATTTCCGCCATAGCTAAACATTGGCAACGGCAAACCAGTGGTAGGTAAAGCACCAGTAGCAACTCCAATATTCAGCAAAGACTGCCCAACTAACAAAATCGTTGCTCCTATAGCCACCAGCCTGTGAATTTTATGCCTAGTCTTAATAGCAACAATTAACCCTACTGTTGCATAAGTTATTAATAATAAAAGCAACATAACGCTACCAGCAAAGCCAAATTCTTCAGCATACACAGCAAAGATAAAATCTGTGTACTCAATTGGTAAATAAAACAACTTCTGTTGCGACAGACCAAAACCTGACCCCCAAGTTCCTCCAGAACCGACCGCTAATAAACTTTGAACTAGCTGATAACCATTCTTCATTGGATCAGCCCAAGGATTCAAAAAAGACATTACCCGTCGTTGCTGATATTCCTTCAAACTGATACTGATAACTGCCAACATCACTCCACCCAAGGCAGTTCCCCCTAGATAAGAGAATGGCAATCCAGATGCTAAAGCTATTAGCCACAAGGTCATACCACATAAGGCAGTCGTACTGAGGTTCGGCTGTAGCAAAATTCCTAAAAGCACACCGCCAAAAATTCCTAACCAAGTGAACCGCACTTTCCAAGTTAAACGCTCCCATTGCCCAAAAATTCTCGCGCTTTGTAGTACTAGGAATGGCTTAATTAATTCAGATGGTTGAATTGCTATTGGTCCCAATGATAACCAGCGAGTAGCACCATTTGTAGTATCCCCCAGCCCCGGAACCAAAGTAAGGAAAATTAAGCTCAAGATTACCATCAAAAACCAAGGAGCCATTCCCAGCACATGACGTAAGGGGAAACGCACTACCAGGTTAAATATTACTAAAGCAATTAGAACCCAGATTATTTGCCGCTTAAAATAATAAAGCCCATCACCATAGTTAGCATCGCCATTAGGATAAGATGCTGAGAACAAAACTACTAACCCAACAAACAGCCACAAGAACGTTAACCAACGCAACAGCCGCGCTGATAAAGACCATTCCCGCACTGAGGAGTCAAAAAAAGGAACCAGTAAGCTTAAATTCATGACATCTTCAAATGCTATGGGCTACAAAGGTTAGCGTAAATACAACTTACGCATTTTAACGCTGGAATTAACAGTGTAGGGGGCAGGGGTCAAACACTAGGGGTAGAAAAACATCAACAATTAATTAGCTTTTAATAATTATTCTGATTAATTTTTGGCGTAAGTTGTGGTATAGCCAAGTATATATAATAAATACTAAAACAAAAAAGAGGTCTACGTGACCTCCTTCTTTACAAGCTAATGCGCGAAAATTTAAACTTACAGCAAACCTGTATTTGTTCCTTGTTTGCCAGTAGCTAGTTCAACTTTGACAATTTTTCCACCCATTTTCATAATCCGTTGTTGTTCACGGAACCAGTTTTCATAAGGAACTAGCTTTGTAAAATAGGTGTTTTGTAACTCCCTCTGTGTGCGAATCCGAGTTTGGCTAGGAACGCAGGCAGTAACTTTAAACATCCGCATGATTTTGTTTCTCCTGATTTTGTTTGGATAAACTAATTCAATCTTCTCATTTTTTGGTTGTTATTTAGATTCGGAACTGGTGCATATCAATACACTCGCAGAATATACGTTACTTAAATATTTAACTACTAAAAAATATAGCAACCAATGCAGCTTTCAAATGCTGGACTGCTACAAACAACTCTGTTGTGATTTTGTAACGTATATTTTGGCGAAAGCTACAGTACCGAAACTTTATTATTAGGTGTGTCTAGATATATCAAAGTCTGGTAGCTGAGAGTAAATACTAGATCCCTAAAACTTATCTACCTTTTCAAGGGTTAATTAAATAAGCTTTTGAGGAGCTAACAATCACTCTCAACTTTCCAGACTTGAATTAGACAACCTACACCATATCAGAACTTAAGTTTTCAGCAACCTGAAAGTACTTAGCTTAAGCCGCTTGAGATGTAGTCGAGGTAAACGCCCATTTCTTTACCAGCATCAGCACCAACTAAGCTAGCAGTAACTTCTTTGATAGCTTGGATAGCTTGAACGGTAGCACCAATAGGTACACCTAATGAGTTGTAGGTTTCTTTCAAACCGTTTAATACGCGCTCATCAAGGATGGATGGGTCGCCAGCTAACATTGCATAGGTAGCATAGCGGAGGTAGTAGTCGAGGTCGCGGATGCAAGCAGCATAGCGACGGGTGGTGTACATATTTCCACCGGGACGGGTGATGTCAGAGTACAACAGAGCTTTAGCAACTGCTTCCTTGACGATGGTAGCGGCGTTAGCGCTGATTGTGCTTGCAGCACGAACACGCAGTTCACCAGTTTGGAAATAAGCTTTTAATTTGCTGATTGAAGCAGTATCCAAGTATTTACCTTGGACATCGGAAGAATTGATAACTGAAGTAATTGCGTCTTGCATTGTTTCCTTTCCTTAGCTCACAAATGTCTTGTTGCTTAAAATTCTCAGTTCAGTAGAGACTTGGCAACACCCTACTGCATAGCACCGATTAAGTAATCGAAGTAAGAACCTGCTTCAGCAGC contains:
- a CDS encoding phasin family protein, whose product is MAGLSDIVQKAFYLGVGLAATAGEKAGEKITELRAQAQKLADEMVAKGEMTAEESRHFVDDMMQQAQQPTVKSSSNAKTEPRRIEIIDDDEPASKDVSQAEAMRQQVEALQEELRRLKRS
- the queF gene encoding preQ(1) synthase is translated as MTQSPTQEQSSPAENLEMKYGERNIAEGQLITFPNPRIGRRYNISITLPEFTCKCPFSGYPDFASIYINYVPNERVVELKAIKLYINSYRDRYISHEESVNQILDDFVAACDPLEVTIKGDFSPRGNVHTVVEVHHQKSN
- a CDS encoding cytochrome c biogenesis protein, which translates into the protein MTAKDSLDLSNLGSAPKKFFLRELLQRLADLRLAIVLLLAIALFSISGTVIEQGQSPAFYQANYPEHPALFGFLTWKVIQVVGLDHVYRTWWFLALLIVFGSSLTACTFTRQFPALSAARRWKFYDQPRQFQKLALSAELNAGSFNSLTQLLKQKRYQVFQEGDKLYARKGLVGRIGPIVVHASMLIILAGSIWGAMTGFLAQEMVPSGATFQVKNILDAGVWAAPQIPKDWSVHVNRFWIDYTPNGAIDQFYSDLSVLDNQGKEVDREKIYVNKPLRYRGVTLYQTDWAIAGVRVRLNNSPIFQLPMAQLDTGGKGRIWGTWIPTKPDLSEGVSLLAKDLQGTALVYDNSGKLITSVRAGTATEINGIKLSLLDLIGSTGLQIKADPGIPIVYTGFGLLMLSVMMSYVSHSQVWALQKDGQLYVGGRTNRAQVTFERELIEVLEQLKMPQEEESALAKSAEGIAPESLASLN
- a CDS encoding cytochrome c biogenesis protein CcdA: MMETLQTQLYEIGQFANTLVSNQLTHLSLLSIGIIFTAGLLTSLTPCMLSMLPITIGYIGGYESKSRLQAAIQSTWFALGLATTLAGLGIFAALVGQVYGQLAIGLPIVVSIVAIIMGLNLLEALPLQLPSFGGLEWISKDLPEGVRSYLIGLTFGLVASPCSTPVLASLLAWVATTQDLILGGVLLLSYTAGYVAPLILAGTFTASIKKLLELRRWSSWITPVSGVLLVGFGVFSLLYRIPAGIF
- a CDS encoding FtsW/RodA/SpoVE family cell cycle protein; the encoded protein is MNLSLLVPFFDSSVREWSLSARLLRWLTFLWLFVGLVVLFSASYPNGDANYGDGLYYFKRQIIWVLIALVIFNLVVRFPLRHVLGMAPWFLMVILSLIFLTLVPGLGDTTNGATRWLSLGPIAIQPSELIKPFLVLQSARIFGQWERLTWKVRFTWLGIFGGVLLGILLQPNLSTTALCGMTLWLIALASGLPFSYLGGTALGGVMLAVISISLKEYQQRRVMSFLNPWADPMKNGYQLVQSLLAVGSGGTWGSGFGLSQQKLFYLPIEYTDFIFAVYAEEFGFAGSVMLLLLLITYATVGLIVAIKTRHKIHRLVAIGATILLVGQSLLNIGVATGALPTTGLPLPMFSYGGNSMIASLMAAGLLIRVARESSEADVVSLHDRRQFGSRRQRPSGQRP
- a CDS encoding phycobilisome linker polypeptide, coding for MRMFKVTACVPSQTRIRTQRELQNTYFTKLVPYENWFREQQRIMKMGGKIVKVELATGKQGTNTGLL
- the apcB gene encoding allophycocyanin subunit beta; this encodes MQDAITSVINSSDVQGKYLDTASISKLKAYFQTGELRVRAASTISANAATIVKEAVAKALLYSDITRPGGNMYTTRRYAACIRDLDYYLRYATYAMLAGDPSILDERVLNGLKETYNSLGVPIGATVQAIQAIKEVTASLVGADAGKEMGVYLDYISSGLS